A stretch of DNA from Solea solea chromosome 11, fSolSol10.1, whole genome shotgun sequence:
ttttggacgacatactaaactatgacttttttgtcacattttgaacgacatactaaactatgacttttttgtcacattttgaacgacatactaaactatgacttttttgtcacattttggacaacatactatactattgacttttttgtcacattttggacaacatactatactatgactttttgtcacattttggacaacatactaaactatgacttttttgtcacattttggacaacatactatactattgacttttttgtcacattttggacaacatactatactatgacttttttgtcacattttggacaacatactaaactatgacttttttgtcacattttggacgacatactaaactatgacttttttgtcacattttggacgacatactaaactatgacttttttgtcacattttggacgacatactaaactatgacttttttgtctggttttggacaacatactaaactatgacttttttgtcaaaatttggacgacatactaaactatgacttttttgtcacattttggatgacatactatacagaCATTATATACAGgcaacaaacatttaaaaaaaatcaaaaaatagttCTTTATCCACTGctggttttacatttaatatttattgaaaCAAAGTAGAACATTGAGCCAATTTgtaaaaagtaacaaaatatcAGCTATTACACATTTATGCTTAAACAAACCTCAAATTCATGGAGAAGCTTATAAATATACATCGTTGGATCGGCAGAGTTGAGAATCATCACAGGGACAGTGAGCAGTGAACTGAGTGGTTTCTTTTTCTGTGGCAAAGATTAAAAACTGAACAACGgtgacataaatgtgtgtgagagagtgaagcgGAACATGAGTGAGAAGAACAAGTGTTTAAGAAACGATAAGGTGCTTTTCCCTTTAACAAACAGTGACGCCGCCATTGTGAACACAAAATGTAAGTTTttaaactttgaattttagatttgcAACATACAGTGCGTTCCAGTTGAACTCAGAGGTCGTAAATTTACTTGAGAGTAGGGCGGTTTCATTGGAGCGCCCCCTGGGGTTGTCGTTTACTTGTTAATGCTCCAATTTACAATTCAAGATGGCTGCTCAGAGCATTAACATGTGAAAGATGTaatttttgttgtttggtttaGCACTCGAGTCTCATTCATACAGTTATTAAAAAGGACTAAATTGACTTCCTTGTTAGCACAGTTAGGCAACTTCTGACTAAATTagccagaaaaacaacatgaaattaGTTAAAAACCACTATAGTACCTAGCTAAACCATGTTGTTATCAGACTTGTGAAGTTCTAAAGGGGAACTGGAAAATACTTAGATCGGGCACAACATCGTTTCCAGCTAGTGAAACTACAGCTAAACCATCTTGTTATCCAACTTGTGCTGTTCTGTGGAAACTGGAACGTATTTAACACGAGTGGAACATTTTCAGTTCTGCATGagttgaaaaaagaaacaaattagTCGAAAACCACTAAGTTAGCTTGCTAGTTAGCAAACGCAGCTATACCATCTTGCTGTCTTGCTATACTTGTGAAGTTCGGGCGAAACTGGAACGTATTTAACTCGAGTGTAACGTCATTTTACAGTCCTGAATTagttggaaaaaacaaacaaattagtCGGAAACCACTAAGTTAGCTTGCTAGTTAGCTAAACCATCAGACTACAAAGTTCTGTGGAAActggaaaacacatttacaactgGAACGCACTACAGTTCGGATGATTTCACATGTTTGAAGCTTAAAAAGGAGAATctggttaaaaacaaaataaatacagtttacTGATCGTTGGATagacacacagtacagtacTATATACACAGAGCATTGACTATTTCACCACTGTAACCACAACGTTGCCCATATATATTCAAACCATGTTACGTATTGTAGAATAATGTTATGTTAATGGATAATCTGAATTAATATGGAAAAGAATGTAAGCTATAATATGGATATAGTATTTTGCTGATGCACTgtagtaaaaacaaaataaaaataacacaagaagaataagaacagctgaacagacacatacagacagGTTTACGCCTCTGTATCAAAGTGCATAATGGTGGAGGGCTTGATGCGGCACCTAGGTGGCGCTAAAGCCTGATTTATACGTCGTGGCacaacatgtgaagtttaaaatgtaaaagtttctATTGTCTTTCTGTCCAACTGCACGGAAACATTCACAATCGACTGTTTCTAAACCACGGGAATGGGTAAACCGCTCAAGAGCGCCCCCTAAAGTCAGCCCATGGTGGGCATTTGTCCTCGATTTGCCAAAACAGCAGGTGTACATTTGATTTATGTccataaaagcaaaaaaaaaaatatcttgtaGCTACATCACAGGGAGTCAACCATCTTGGAACACACGTGACTCGAGTTCCGACTACAGAGTTCCACGAAGTTCGCATCTCGTTTATATTTGTgctacttttctttgttttgatagtGTATGGATTTGATAAAGTCGGACAAAGACGTGAGAAAAATAGGTTTTAGTCCAACGGTTGTAAATAGTTGCACAATGAAGTATAAATCAGGCTTCAGGTTTCTGGGAGAgcttaattatataaaaaaataaaggccCAATCCCTAAAACTGTAGCCACTGTACTCAAAGAACCGGAACAAGGATGGGTTTTTGGAGCGAGCCCAtgaaaacacatccacacatgaCGAGTGATCTCCTCTCTGCACGGAACTCTTGTTAGAAATGGAATCAGTGTGAGCCATTTGacaagaaaagtgttttttttggatgaaaTGAAGTGGAAACATTTCCAGACATTTTTTAGGCACTTGCAGGGATTAAAAATCAGCTGGTGATGACtgggccaaaataaaacagaacaatctcaaaataaatatttcacgATACTCTCAGTTTCTGAAGacataagattttttttttttgaaaaaaaaaagaaaaaagagtcaGTCTTTTCACAAAGGCATAATTGTTTAACtctataaatataatttatatagTTTCTTTCTTCCATTCTCTCACTGTGTGCGACTCATTTGCTGCTCCGCTCATGAACACCGTGAACGACCGTCGTCTGCAAGCACACACGTCTGCGAGCACACGCATGGGCACACACGTCTGCGAGCACACACGTCTGCGAGCACACGCGCGGGCACACACGTCTGCGAGCACACGCGAGGGCACACACGTCTGCGAGCACACGCGTCTGCGAGCACACGCGTCTGCGAGCACACGCGTCTGCGAGCACACACCCGCGGGCACACACATCTGCGAGCACACGCGTCTGCGAGCACACACGCGGGCACACGCCGGCTCCCGGCTCCTCACTTGCAGACAAACTGGTCCACGATTTTGGTGCAGCGCTTGCACTTGACGTAGCAGCACCAGTGGAACTTGCAGTGGCAGCGCTCGACTATCTGTGCCTTGTACTGGTCGTAGCCGCGGCCGCAGCACATCAGCTCGCACCCATCCATGCCCTCTGACGTCTTGTTGCAGAGGCGACCCACCGTGCCCAGCGAGCCCGTGCTCTGGTTCTGCAGGCAGTAGTCCGGACTGGACTCAGTGTAGACCAGGTCGTGGCTCGTGGGAGCGTTGAACTTGTTGTGCATCTGCACCATCTTGCCGCGCGAGTTGAGCTTCATGGACGCGGCGCTGTCGTACTTCTCCTTGAGCGCTTCGCCCACCTTACGGAAGTCGGCCAGCTGCAGCCAGCAGGTCTTCAGGCTGCAGGAGCCGGAGACGCCGTGGCACTTGCACGCCACGCGGGCGAGATCTGACACCGTCtggaagcagagaggagagagacgaCACCAGACGTTAAACAGACGCAGAACTTTGAATAACATTCCATCATCACTTGTTTTATGCCATTTTATTTGGCTGATGAAATAACTTATCCGTCAGAATCTGTGATTATcagatcctgtgtgtgtgtgtgcgtgcataatCTGTGTTTTCCATATATGTGTTCGTCAATCACCATCCCCGTGGACATGTGAAGGTTCTCGCTCATCTTCAGAGGTTCAGAAGTTAGCCTAAACTTAGATGCCGTCTCTCAAATGCAACTCCATTCTCGTGTCTCGGGTTCTTCACTGGACCTGGTCTACACCGAGTCCAATGCCTAATGTAGTTTTTGGCCCTGCACAGCCACCGTCGACACATGCAGCCGCTCACCCAACACTGAAGCCCATAGATTCTGGGATTGAGGACAAATCAAAGCGTGTGGGAAAATGAACTGGAATATTCAGTCATTTAGTGCCGACCAAGaatgtagaaacatggcggcgaCACAAGCACCTGCACtcagagggggcggggccaaAATCCACAGCAGACAATTCTGTGAGAATGTCCTTACATTTTAAGATCTGATACTTAAAAGAGACGGTATATAAATCCTTTAACTGGGCTCCAAGTCTCTTCTACCCGAGGTTTTTGTCCTGTTTCCTCAGACGTGTTGGACACACGGCGAAGTTAGCATCAGAAGAcgagtttgagtttgagttacACTTTCACAGAAACAACCATGTGGATTCAGGTAAAGTGTCTTCAATAAGAAACAGcttctgttttcctttaaataaaaagtgggACAGCTGTTGTTGcccctgctgcacacacacatttaaaaagtgaagcccaggaagtggGACAGGGGGCGACTCCTCTTGTTGAAAGAAAGAACAATGTTTCAAAGGAAgatttgtaacatcagtaaacattttcagcTGTTCTTCAAGAGTTATGGTCCTGATTATTGACGGTGATTGACAGATGACAGGtacaataggagcctggtggtcAGGTGACGCCTCTGGTTGTCACAGCGCTGGTCAAACCATAAATCTACAGGCAAAAAAGGTGGAATTCATTTTGCAACTGAAAAACGACGTCGATTTTATATATTGCTGGACCaatttaacctttgacctcaagaaaaaaacagacaaaagtgaAGATCTGGACAATCTGAAGGATCTGAAATCAACGCTGAGCTACAGATTTTGTTAATCATCGCAGAAACAATATCTGCCATATATTCTTCTCATGATCTCATGACAACGTGATCCTGTCCATGTCCTCAATAACGCGTTGTCCACTCGTTTGTCCTCCTTTAATCTGGCAACAGGTATGTTAGCGTTTCCTTTGAGGTGGTTTCAAGATGTTTGGAGAGGAGAAGCAAAGCCCAGAGCTGCCTCCACCGTCTCCTTCATCTGCCCACAGATCAAAGGCTCAGACGGAGCTGTTACACAGATGATCAGCGGAGATCATCTCCGTGACCTGGATCATCTCAGCTCGGTGTCGCTCCACATGTGCtgcgagtgtgtttgtgcacgtaATCCCGCCCGCCcgcgctcgctcgctcgctcttaCCCTCCTGCCGGCCTCGTTGTTGTGGAGATTCATCTGCTGCCGCGCGCTCTCGTACGTGCCCTTCGGGTAGCTCTTCTCCCTCTCGCGCGCGTCCACAAACTCTTTGGAGAACCTGTATCCGTAGTTGAGGTTGTCCCCGCAGCCGCCCCACAGCCAGTCCCGGGGCAGATCTTTGGGGCGAGCCGCCCGGCTGCACCCGCAGCTGGAGAGCTCCCCCTCTCTGCAGGCACGGCTCACTGCGTTCACCACCCCCGCGGCACTGATGGCGTACGTGAACGCCGTTTCCCGACTTCCTGTGGACGCAGAAGGACAGAAGATCGTGAGAAATTCACCTTCAAAACTCAAtcacttatttatttcattcagGGTTCACGTGTGAATACTTTtgtgaaacaaaatgaaaagaaaataaataaaaagctgaaaaataaaatctgaaaaataaaatctgaattttaaGTCAGAATACAGTTactaaaatttaaaatgttgactttttcTCAGGATTGTTCAgataaaaagcacaaaaaataaataataattcatctcATTTaagaaaaaggtaaataatCATGGAAGTAAAACTTAACCATGATAAGAAAAATTTCCtcaaagtcgaaattatgagataaaaagttgaaatttagttttttttttactttttttctcataatttcgactttgaggatattttcattatcaggttttatccCTTTTAAATAATCGTGATAATTGCCATTTAAAAGAAATTACACAAAGTttagaaaggaagaaaaagaaatgtgaagTGTGTTCATTCTACATTAATTCTgtgattttgtttaaaaatcaacatttcaaGATTCAGTTTTAAGACAAAATGAGCAAATTCTGCCAtcgaccttaaaaaaaaaaaaatcaaatgagcCTCATGTATGAGCATTTTTAGAGAATATCAGGATGTCTTTGTTATTGTGATGGattcaaatcaaacatttaactAAACTGAAACCTCGATGATTTTCTAAAGCGttgtttcaaattgtgatttccatttgaaaatgattcattgttcagcctGATTGAACaacaattatttccataattaattaaattcttcatgttttgcatttattttaaataattttagaGAGCAAAAATGGCAGAACATCGTCACATTTgaggttaaaataaaatataaataaatggattCATCTTCATAACCCTGAGAACAAGAGTCCAAAAACCAGAACAGCTGCCATTTCATCATC
This window harbors:
- the wnt5a gene encoding protein Wnt-5a, with amino-acid sequence MNLGLWSCVRRPLSWPHGSILDSRHCVFALTLLTLLMQVVVEANSWWSLAMNPLLIPEAYIIGAQPLCSQLVGLSQGQKKLCQLYQDHMQYIGEGAKTGIRECQYQFRHRRWNCSTVDNSSVFGRVMQIGSRETAFTYAISAAGVVNAVSRACREGELSSCGCSRAARPKDLPRDWLWGGCGDNLNYGYRFSKEFVDAREREKSYPKGTYESARQQMNLHNNEAGRRTVSDLARVACKCHGVSGSCSLKTCWLQLADFRKVGEALKEKYDSAASMKLNSRGKMVQMHNKFNAPTSHDLVYTESSPDYCLQNQSTGSLGTVGRLCNKTSEGMDGCELMCCGRGYDQYKAQIVERCHCKFHWCCYVKCKRCTKIVDQFVCK